CCGAAGCTACGGATTCCTTACAAAGTAAGGAGTGGTAGAGGAGCATCCTGCAAGGACGAAGCCAAAGTGAGAGCGATGGTGGACGAAACAGGAGAGAGAATGCCGGAATGAGTAGCGAGATACATGTGAGAAACATGTAGGCCGAATATCTAAGGATTCCTGGGTAAAGCTAATCTTCCCAGGGTTAGTCGGGGCCTAAGGCGAGGACGAAAGTCGTAGTCGATGGATAACAGGTTGATATTCCTGTACTACACATAATCAGAACTGTGGGGACGCAGGAGGATAGGGAAACCGGGGAATGGAAAGACCCGGTCAAGCGTAAAGCTGTGGGAGATAGGCAAATCCGTCTCCTGTAAGTGAAACGTGATGAGGACTGAAAAAAAGTAAGGAAGTTTCCGAATCCACACTGCCGAGAAAAGCCGCTATTGCGTTATGTGTACCCGTACCGTAAACCGACACAGGTAGATGAGGAGAAAATCCACAGGCCGACGGGAGAAGTGTTGTTAAGGAACTCGGCAAAATGACCCCGTAACTTCGGGATAAGGGGAGCCTCGCAAGAGGCCGCAGAAAAGAGGCACAAGCAACTGTTTAGCAAAAACATAGGTCTATGCGAAACCGTAAGGTGAAGTATATGGGCTGACGCCTGCCCGGTGCTGGAAGGTTAAAAGGAGAGGTCAGCGCAAGCGAAGCTTTGAATTCAAGCCCCAGTAAACGGCGGCCGTAACTATAACGGTCCTAAGGTAGCGAAATTCCTTGTCAGGTAAGTTCTGACCCGCACGAAAGGCGTAATGATTTGTGCACTGTCTCGACAACACGCCCGGTGAAATTGAAGAACCAGTGAAGATACTGGTTACCCGCAACAGGACGGAAAGACCCCATGGAGCTTTACTGCAGCCTGATACTGGGATTCGATGATATATGTACAGGATAGGTGGGAGGCTAAGAAGCGAGAACGCTAGTTTTCGTGGAGCCGCCGGTGGGATACCACTCTTATGTCATTGAATTTCTAACCTGCATCCGTAATCCGGATGAGGGACAATGTCAGGCGGGCAGTTTGACTGGGGCGGTCGCCTCCTAAAAGGTAACGGAGGCGCTCGAAGGTCACCTCAGAATGATTGGAAACCATTCAAAGAGTGTAAAGGCAAAAGGTGGCTTGACTGCGAGAGCGACGGCTCGAGCAGGTACGAAAGTAGGACTTAGTGATCCGGTGGTAATAAGTGGGAATGCCATCGCTCAACGGATAAAAGCTACCCTGGGGATAACAGGCTTATCTCCCCCAAGAGTTCACATCGACGGGGAGGTTTGGCACCTCGATGTCGGCTCATCGCATCCTGGGGCTGAAGTAGGTCCCAAGGGTTGGGCTGTTCGCCCATTAAAGCGGTACGCGAGCTGGGTTCAGAACGTCGTGAGACAGTTCGGTCCCTATCCGTTGTGGGCGCAGGAAATTTGAGAGGAGCTGTCCTTAGTACGAGAGGACCGGGATGGACGTACCTCTGGTGTACCGGTTGCAGACCAACTGCACAGCCGGGTAGCTATGTATGGAACGGATAAACGCTGAAGGCATCTAAGCGTGAAGCCGCCCTCAAGATAAGATTTCCCATTCTTCGGAAGTAAGATCCCTTAAAGATAATGAGGTTGATAGGTTGGAGGTGTAAGCATGGTAACATGTTCAGCTGACCAATACTAATAGATCGAGGGCTTGACCAAAAAAAGATTGATAAGATTTGCAACTTGTGTTCAGTTTTGAAGGTGTAACACCTTAATAAAAGAAAGATTTCCGGTGATGATGCGCCTAGGGGACACACCCGTTCCCATTCCGAACACGACGGTTAAGACCTAGGCGGTCGATGGTACTTGGTGGGCAGCTGCCTGGGAGAGTAGATGGTTGCCGGAATCCAATTCAGATAGAATCGCAAATGCGGTTCTATTTTTTGCTGTTTTTAAAGAAAAATCGGCATAAAAAGAAGAAATCCTTCCTTATTAAATTAAAGTGGATTTCTTCTTCTTTTTTATTGTGATTTGTTTAGTTTGCTGCTATATTTCTTGCAACATGCACGCCGCTTGCGGATGCGTGGGAGAGGGAATGGGTGATGCCGCTGCCATCGCCGATGATATACAGCCCATCATAGCGGCTCATCAGCTGTTCATTGACGGCAACCTCCATATTATAGAACTTTACCTCTACACCATAAAGGAGGGTATCATCATTTGCTGTGCCGGGCGCAACCTTATCGAGTGCATAAATCATTTCGATAATGCCATCCAACAGGCGTTTGGGCAGAACAAGACTCAAATCACCGGGGGTTGCATTCAATGTAGGTGTAACGAAGGATTCCTCTATACGCTTTGGTGTGGAACGACGACCACGAATCAAATCACCGAAGCGCTGCACAATTACACCGCCGCCCAGCATATTGCTCAGGCGGGCAATGGATTCGCCATAGCCGTTGGAATCCTTGAATGGCTCAGAAAAATGCTTGGCAACCAACAAAGCGAAGTTTGTATTACCTGTTTGCAGGGCAGGGTCTTCATAGCTATGCCCGTTTACAGTGATAATGCCGTTTGTGTTTTCATTTACAACAGCACCCTTGGGGTTCATGCAGAAGGTACGCACCTTATCTCCGTATTTCTGGGTGCGGTATACGATTTTGCTTTCGTAAAGCTCATCGGTCAGATGAGAAAAAACCTCCGCAGGCAGTTCCACGCGCACACCAAGATCAACGCGGTTGGATTTTGTGGGGATTTCCAGTTCATTACAAATGCGTTCCATCCACTTACTGCCGCTGCGTCCAACGGAAATGATACATTTTTCGCAGGAAAAGCTTTCCTCTGCACAATTTACCGCATAGCCATTTTCCAGAACGGTAACGGAATTGACGGGTGTATCAAAGAAGAAATCCACCTTATCCTTTAGATGTGCATAAAGATTTTCCAGCACAATATAGTTTATATCCGTACCCAAATGACGCACAGAGGCATCCAGAAGGTGCAGGTCATTTTGGATGCAAAGCTTTTTAAACCTTGTGCCTGCGGTGGAATACAGCTTTGTGCCTGCACCGCCATAACGCATATTGATGGTATCAACATACTGCATTAAATCCAAGGCACGTTTTTTGCCGATATATTCATATAAAGTACCGCCAAAATCGTTGGTGATGTTATATTTCCCATCGGAAAAAGCACCTGCACCGCCAAAGCCGCTCATGATGCTGCAGCTTTTACAGCTGACACAGCTTTTGATTTTATCCCCATCAATGGGACAGTGGCGTTTATCGAGCGCATGACCTGCCTCGAAAACAGCAACCCTCATCGTAGGCTTTTGCTGCATCAGTTCATAAGCAGCAAAGATACCACCGGGACCTGCGCCGATAATAATGACATCATAATTCATTCCTTTTCCTCCATTATCTCTCATTATCTTTTATTCTCTCTTATTTATAGCCGGATTGTCGTCCAATCCTCGCAGTTCCATACCTCAGTCACAACATCCTGATAAAATTCAGGTTCGTGACAAATCAAAAGAATACTGCCCTTATATGCCTGCAAAGCACGCTTTAATTCTTCCTTTGCATCCACATCCAAATGGTTGGTTGGCTCATCCAGCAGAAGAACATTGGTTTCGTTGTTGATGAGCTTGCAAAGGCGAACCTTTGCCTGCTCGCCGCCGCTGAGTACCTTCACCATGCTTTCGATATGCTTTGTGGTCAGGCCACATTTTGCCAGAGCGGAACGCACCTCATATTGCGTAAACGAAGGAAATTCCTTCCAGATTTCATCAATACAGGTGACATTTTCGGTGTATTTCTTTTCCTGCTCAAAATAGCCGGTATAAAGATAATCCCCCAGTTCCGTTTTGCCGCTGAGAGGTGGGATTTCGCCGAGGATGCTTTTCAGCAGAGTGGTTTTCCCAATCCCGTTTGCACCGACAAGCGCAATTTTCTGTCCGCGTTCCATGGAAAGGGTGAGAGGTCTGGAAAGGGGTTTATCATATCCAATCACCAAATCCTCTGTCTGGAAAATGTATCTGCCTGCGGCACGCGCCTCTTTGAAGTTGAATTCCGGCTTTGGCTTTTCCTTCGCCAATTCGATGACGTCCATTTTATCCAGCTTTTTCTGACGGGACATTGCCATATTTCTTGTGGAAACACGCGCTTTATTGCGAGCAACGAAGTCCTTTAGGTCATCGATTTCCTGCTGCTGCTTACGATATGCCGCCTCAAGCTGCGCCTTTTTCATGGCATAGACCTCCTGGAATTTATCATAATCCCCGACATAGCGTGTCAGCTCTGCATTTTCTACATGGTAAATCAGATTGACCACGCTGTTAAGGAAGGGAATATCATGCGAAATAAGGATGAAGGCGTTTTCGTATTCAATCAGATAGCGTTTCAGCCATTCGATATGATTTTCGTCCAGATAGTTGGTCGGCTCATCCAGAAGAAGAATATCCGGTTTTTCCAGAAGCAGCTTACCCATTAAAACCTTGGTTCTCTGTCCGCCCGAAAGCTCTGTGACATCTCTGTCCATGCCGATATCCGCAAGACCGAGGGCACGTCCGATTTCGTCCACCTTGGAATCAATGATATAAAAATCATGATGCTCCAGAGTTTCCTGTATACTACCCGTTTCCTCCATCAGAAATTCCATGCGCTCTGCGTCAGCCTCCGCCATTTCGGCATAGTAGGCGTTCATCTGCGCCTCAAGGTCAAAAAGATAGCCGAAGGCAGATTGCAGAACGTCTCGGATGGTCTGTCCCTGTTCCAGAACGGTATGCTGATCTAAATAGCCCACACGGACATTTTTGCTCCATTCGATTTTGCCCTCATCAGGCATCAGCTTTCCTGTGATAATATTCATAAATGTGGATTTCCCTTCGCCATTTGCCCCAACAAAGCCGACGTGCTCCCCCTTCAGAAGGCGGAAGGATACGTCTGTGAAGATGGCTCTGTCACCAAAGCCGTGGCTGAGCTTTACTACATTTAAAATACTCATGTATCGTTCTCCTTATGCTCTTTCCTTTAGTAATTGTTCCAGAATTTTTGCCGCGCCAAAGTGATTGCAGTCCTCCGCAATCATATCCGCCGCAGCCTTGATGTGTGCCTCGCTGTTTGCCATGGCAACGCCAATGCCCGCAAATTCCAGCATGGGCAAATCGTTATCGCTGTCTCCCATGGCAAGCACATGCTCCGCTTCGATGCCAAGCAGGGCACAAAGCGTTTCCAATGCCTTCGCCTTGGTGGCAAGGGGAGAGGTGATTTCAATATTTTCCGGTGTAGATGCGGTAACGGAGCAAAGACCGAGTGCCCGCAGCTCCGCCCAGACCTGCTTTCGCAAGTCCATATCCCGAAAAATCAGATTGATATTTTCCAGAATGGCATGGCTTTTCTGCATTTTCTCCCAGAAATTTTCTACAGGGGTGCGGCTGTTCAGAATATAGCGCACATGGCTTTCCGTCAGCCCGTAGGGAGAAAGATTTTCATAGACGCTTTTCGCAATATACGCCTTGCCATGGATAAAATATTCCGTGATGACAGGCAGACGCTTGGCAATGGGAATCACTGCATCGACTGCATTGGGCGAAAGATTATTTTCAATGACGGCTTTTTTTTCCACTGCGTCATAAATCGCCGCGCCGTTGCTGGTGATAACATAGCGCAGAAAGGGCAGTGCCTTGATTGCCTGTGGCACTGTGCTGAAGGGTCTGCCTGTGGCAGGCACAAAATAAATGCCCTGTTCGTTCATCTGTTCCAACGCATGATATAAGCGAGGGGTAATTTCCTTATTTTTATCGAGAAGGGTGCCATCCAGATCGGAGGCAACCAGCTTTATGTATTTCATAGTATCACCTGCCCATTCTATCTATTCTATCAGATAAAGGAACACGCTACAATAAAAAGGAAGTGACTTTTTGAAAGAAAATTTCGTTTGAGGGTTCTGTCTGTATTTCTCTGGAAAAAGGCAGGCAGATATGATATGCTAACAGCAGAAGCGGAGGAGAAACGGAGGGATTTACATGGTTTTTACGCCATTTAGGCTGAGAGAGTTGGAATTGAAAAATCGTTGGATTATGCTTGCCATGCACACAGGCTTTGCGACAGGCAATGCGCTGACAGAGCGCGACTATGCCTTCTATGAGGAGCGCGCAAAGGGCGGCGCGGCGGCAGTGACGGTGCTGCTTGCTGTGAATGAAGCAGGGGCACTTAAGGGAATGTATGACGCGGAAACGGTAGAGAAGGAAAGCCTGCGGACACTTGCGGAACGCGTCCACGCGCACGATTGCAGGCTGATTGTGCAGCTGTTCCACTGCGGACGAAACGAAAGCGCGAAGAACCACGGCGAAAAGCCCTTGCTTGCGCCTTCTGCGGTGGCTTCGCCTATTTTCAGGACAGAGCCGCAGGAAATGACGGCAGAGGAATTAGCCAAAACAAAGGCGGCGTTTGCCAATGCGGCGGCATTGTGCAAGGAAATCGGCGCGGATATCGTAGAGGTGAGCGCATCGGCAGGGTATCTGCTTTCGGAATTTTTCTCTCCGTTGACAAATCAGAGAACGGATGTATATGGCTATCAGACAGAAAACGGCATGACCTATCCATTGGAGGTTCTGGCGGCAGTGCGTGCGGCAGTAGGGGATTTCCCAATACTGGTAAAGGTTTCTGCGGCGCAGATGGTAGAGGGCGGCTATGAGCTGACAGATACGCTGCGTTTCTGCAAAAAGGCAGAGGATGCAGGGACGATTGATGGTGTGACGGTAACGGGCGGCTGGCATGAATCTCCGGTGGAGCAGATTTCCTATCATGTTTCCAAGGGGGGATATGCGCCGTTTGCGGGTGCTTTGAAGAAATATCTTTCTGTGCCTGTGATTGCTTGCAATCGGATTCATGATGCGGAAACGGCGGAAC
This genomic stretch from Anaerotignum faecicola harbors:
- a CDS encoding ABC-F family ATP-binding cassette domain-containing protein; protein product: MSILNVVKLSHGFGDRAIFTDVSFRLLKGEHVGFVGANGEGKSTFMNIITGKLMPDEGKIEWSKNVRVGYLDQHTVLEQGQTIRDVLQSAFGYLFDLEAQMNAYYAEMAEADAERMEFLMEETGSIQETLEHHDFYIIDSKVDEIGRALGLADIGMDRDVTELSGGQRTKVLMGKLLLEKPDILLLDEPTNYLDENHIEWLKRYLIEYENAFILISHDIPFLNSVVNLIYHVENAELTRYVGDYDKFQEVYAMKKAQLEAAYRKQQQEIDDLKDFVARNKARVSTRNMAMSRQKKLDKMDVIELAKEKPKPEFNFKEARAAGRYIFQTEDLVIGYDKPLSRPLTLSMERGQKIALVGANGIGKTTLLKSILGEIPPLSGKTELGDYLYTGYFEQEKKYTENVTCIDEIWKEFPSFTQYEVRSALAKCGLTTKHIESMVKVLSGGEQAKVRLCKLINNETNVLLLDEPTNHLDVDAKEELKRALQAYKGSILLICHEPEFYQDVVTEVWNCEDWTTIRL
- a CDS encoding Cof-type HAD-IIB family hydrolase encodes the protein MKYIKLVASDLDGTLLDKNKEITPRLYHALEQMNEQGIYFVPATGRPFSTVPQAIKALPFLRYVITSNGAAIYDAVEKKAVIENNLSPNAVDAVIPIAKRLPVITEYFIHGKAYIAKSVYENLSPYGLTESHVRYILNSRTPVENFWEKMQKSHAILENINLIFRDMDLRKQVWAELRALGLCSVTASTPENIEITSPLATKAKALETLCALLGIEAEHVLAMGDSDNDLPMLEFAGIGVAMANSEAHIKAAADMIAEDCNHFGAAKILEQLLKERA
- a CDS encoding NAD(P)/FAD-dependent oxidoreductase, yielding MNYDVIIIGAGPGGIFAAYELMQQKPTMRVAVFEAGHALDKRHCPIDGDKIKSCVSCKSCSIMSGFGGAGAFSDGKYNITNDFGGTLYEYIGKKRALDLMQYVDTINMRYGGAGTKLYSTAGTRFKKLCIQNDLHLLDASVRHLGTDINYIVLENLYAHLKDKVDFFFDTPVNSVTVLENGYAVNCAEESFSCEKCIISVGRSGSKWMERICNELEIPTKSNRVDLGVRVELPAEVFSHLTDELYESKIVYRTQKYGDKVRTFCMNPKGAVVNENTNGIITVNGHSYEDPALQTGNTNFALLVAKHFSEPFKDSNGYGESIARLSNMLGGGVIVQRFGDLIRGRRSTPKRIEESFVTPTLNATPGDLSLVLPKRLLDGIIEMIYALDKVAPGTANDDTLLYGVEVKFYNMEVAVNEQLMSRYDGLYIIGDGSGITHSLSHASASGVHVARNIAAN